One part of the Marmota flaviventris isolate mMarFla1 chromosome 4, mMarFla1.hap1, whole genome shotgun sequence genome encodes these proteins:
- the Tsc22d1 gene encoding TSC22 domain family protein 1 isoform X6, giving the protein MKSQWCRPVAMDLGVYQLRHFSISFLSSLLGTENASVRLDNSSSGASVVAIDNKIEQAMDLVKSHLMYAVREEVEVLKEQIKELIEKNSQLEQENNLLKTLASPEQLAQFQAQLQTGSPPATTQPQGTTQPPAQPASQGSGPTA; this is encoded by the exons ATGAAATCCCAATGGTGTAGACCAGTGGCGATGGATCTAGGAGTTTACCAACTGAGacatttctcaatttctttcttgtcaTCTTTGCTGGGGACTGAAAACGCCTCTGTGAGACTTGACAATAG CTCCTCTGGTGCAAGTGTGGTAGCTATCGACAACAAAATCGAGCAAGCTATG GATCTGGTGAAAAGCCATTTGATGTATGCAGTTAGAGAGGAAGTGGAGGTCCTCAAAGAGCAAATCAAAGAACTAATAGAGAAAAATTCCCAGCTGGAGCAGGAAAACAATCTGCTGAAGACACTGGCCAGTCCTGAGCAGCTCGCTCAGTTTCAGGCCCAGCTGCAGACTGGCTCCCCTCCTGCCACCACGCAGCCACAGGGGACCACACAGCCCCCTGCTCAGCCAGCGTCCCAGGGCTCAGGACCAACCGCGTAG
- the Tsc22d1 gene encoding TSC22 domain family protein 1 isoform X7 yields MDLVKSHLMYAVREEVEVLKEQIKELIEKNSQLEQENNLLKTLASPEQLAQFQAQLQTGSPPATTQPQGTTQPPAQPASQGSGPTA; encoded by the exons ATG GATCTGGTGAAAAGCCATTTGATGTATGCAGTTAGAGAGGAAGTGGAGGTCCTCAAAGAGCAAATCAAAGAACTAATAGAGAAAAATTCCCAGCTGGAGCAGGAAAACAATCTGCTGAAGACACTGGCCAGTCCTGAGCAGCTCGCTCAGTTTCAGGCCCAGCTGCAGACTGGCTCCCCTCCTGCCACCACGCAGCCACAGGGGACCACACAGCCCCCTGCTCAGCCAGCGTCCCAGGGCTCAGGACCAACCGCGTAG